The Brevibacillus brevis genome contains a region encoding:
- a CDS encoding pentapeptide repeat-containing protein, protein MARHQAHIQSTDDNSRGHLQGDCESCFGLCCVALPFAASSDFAINKDAGKPCSNLQADFRCGVHTKLRGIGFRGCTVYDCFGAGQKVSQVTYGGQDWRKEPGSAKQMYEVFPIMWQLHELLWYITEALTKQAAQSLHPALKEALEETQRLTDRNPEDILKLDIAFYRAKVNELLLQTSELVRKDAVAKYKGGKQGKNYGRGADLIGAKLKGADLRGANLRGAYLIAADLRGADLRGADLIGADFRDTDVSGANLTETLFLTQVQLNAAKGDAITKLPPSFTRPPHWGK, encoded by the coding sequence ATGGCTAGACATCAAGCACACATACAATCTACTGACGATAATAGTCGCGGTCATCTTCAAGGTGACTGTGAAAGCTGCTTTGGCTTATGCTGTGTCGCATTGCCTTTTGCTGCTTCCTCTGACTTTGCCATCAATAAAGACGCAGGCAAGCCCTGTAGCAACTTACAGGCAGACTTCCGGTGTGGTGTTCACACAAAGCTGAGAGGGATAGGCTTTCGTGGTTGTACTGTCTACGATTGCTTTGGAGCTGGTCAAAAGGTGTCTCAAGTCACTTATGGCGGTCAAGATTGGCGGAAGGAACCCGGATCAGCGAAGCAAATGTACGAAGTATTTCCGATCATGTGGCAGCTTCATGAGCTGCTTTGGTATATAACGGAGGCGTTGACCAAGCAAGCTGCCCAGTCCCTCCATCCTGCATTGAAGGAAGCGTTAGAGGAGACACAGCGCCTGACGGATCGCAATCCTGAAGACATCCTGAAGCTGGACATCGCTTTTTATCGAGCAAAAGTTAATGAACTATTGTTGCAGACAAGTGAACTGGTACGTAAGGACGCGGTTGCCAAGTACAAAGGGGGCAAGCAAGGAAAAAACTATGGCCGAGGCGCTGATCTCATCGGTGCCAAGCTCAAAGGCGCTGATTTACGAGGTGCCAATTTGCGTGGCGCTTATTTGATAGCTGCTGATCTGAGAGGAGCGGATTTGCGGGGAGCTGACCTCATTGGTGCAGATTTTCGCGATACAGATGTGAGCGGAGCGAACTTGACGGAGACGTTGTTTCTTACGCAGGTTCAGCTCAACGCGGCGAAGGGCGATGCAATCACCAAGCTGCCACCTTCGTTTACGCGTCCACCGCACTGGGGTAAATAA
- a CDS encoding sigma-70 family RNA polymerase sigma factor, with product MVISKYSSFSPDKSNFEVWLFAIARNAVTDYFRLQKKRNSFSLDSILNLVLPKSSPEDIVIRDDNHQALFQALAKLSDKERNIIAMKYAAGLKNAEIAELLGVSGSNIGVVLYRCLKKLQMELQKGGFRYEE from the coding sequence ATGGTGATATCAAAATACAGCAGCTTCTCGCCGGATAAATCAAACTTTGAGGTCTGGTTGTTTGCGATCGCCAGAAACGCAGTGACAGATTACTTTCGCTTACAGAAAAAAAGAAATAGCTTTTCATTGGATTCGATTCTGAATCTGGTCTTGCCGAAGTCGTCTCCGGAGGACATCGTGATCCGCGACGATAATCATCAAGCCTTATTTCAAGCACTGGCGAAGCTGAGTGACAAGGAGCGCAATATCATCGCCATGAAATATGCGGCTGGTCTTAAAAACGCAGAAATCGCAGAACTTCTTGGTGTCAGTGGTTCAAATATTGGCGTCGTGCTCTACAGATGCTTGAAAAAGCTGCAGATGGAATTGCAAAAAGGGGGCTTCCGTTATGAAGAGTAA
- a CDS encoding cytochrome ubiquinol oxidase subunit I, with amino-acid sequence MDIVDLGRLQFAITTIFHFVFVPISIGLSLLVAIMETMYVVKKNDLYKKMAKFWGTFLLINFAVGIVTGIMQEFQFGMNWSDFSRFVGDVFGTPLAIEALLAFFLESTFIGLWVFGWDRLSKGVHLACIWLVSIGTILSALWILAANSFMQQPVGFAIKNGRAEMVDFFALLTNGQLLYEFPHTVFAAFATGAFLVAGISAWKLLKKQDVTFFVQSFKIAIVVALISSLAIAQFGHGQAQYLVATQPMKMAASEGLWETSSDPAPWTVFATIDPEKQENGFEIKIPYLLSVLTYNSLSGSVPGMLELQEEYEKTYGPGNYIPPVRTTFWSFRIMVAGGSAMILLALYGAYLALRKKLEQPNKRFMQLMVAGISLPFIANSAGWIMTEVGRQPWTVFGLLRVEDSVSPSISTGEVWFSLIAFTTIYLILLCVLAYLFARVAKKGPDMDSHEEVEDLQLQDPFDRVRGERYGA; translated from the coding sequence ATGGATATAGTGGATTTGGGACGACTTCAATTTGCGATAACAACTATCTTTCACTTTGTTTTTGTGCCGATTTCCATCGGGCTGTCATTATTAGTAGCCATTATGGAAACGATGTATGTGGTAAAAAAGAATGACTTATACAAAAAAATGGCCAAGTTTTGGGGAACCTTTTTGCTCATCAATTTTGCTGTCGGGATCGTGACAGGGATTATGCAGGAGTTCCAATTTGGGATGAACTGGTCTGATTTCTCACGATTCGTCGGCGACGTATTTGGGACACCGCTAGCGATTGAGGCCCTCTTAGCATTCTTCCTCGAATCGACTTTTATTGGACTATGGGTGTTTGGTTGGGATCGGTTGTCCAAAGGAGTGCATCTCGCATGTATATGGCTTGTATCCATCGGAACGATTCTTTCGGCTCTCTGGATTTTGGCAGCCAACTCGTTCATGCAGCAGCCAGTCGGCTTTGCTATCAAAAACGGACGTGCAGAGATGGTCGATTTCTTCGCTCTCCTTACCAATGGACAATTACTATATGAATTCCCGCATACCGTATTTGCGGCATTTGCGACAGGTGCCTTCTTGGTAGCAGGTATCAGTGCTTGGAAGCTGTTGAAAAAACAAGACGTTACATTCTTTGTGCAATCTTTCAAAATCGCGATCGTGGTAGCATTGATTTCCTCGCTGGCTATTGCTCAATTCGGTCATGGTCAGGCACAGTATTTGGTTGCTACCCAACCGATGAAAATGGCAGCGAGTGAAGGACTGTGGGAAACAAGCTCGGACCCAGCTCCTTGGACGGTCTTTGCAACGATTGATCCAGAAAAACAAGAAAACGGTTTTGAAATAAAAATTCCTTATTTGCTTAGCGTTCTGACGTACAACTCACTTTCAGGTTCTGTACCGGGCATGTTGGAACTACAAGAAGAGTATGAGAAAACTTACGGTCCAGGAAACTACATTCCACCAGTTCGGACTACCTTCTGGAGCTTCCGCATCATGGTAGCAGGCGGTAGTGCCATGATTTTGCTGGCTTTGTACGGGGCATATCTCGCTTTACGCAAAAAGCTGGAACAGCCAAACAAGCGGTTCATGCAGTTGATGGTTGCGGGTATCTCACTACCATTCATCGCAAACTCAGCAGGTTGGATCATGACGGAGGTAGGTCGTCAGCCGTGGACGGTATTCGGGCTTTTGCGGGTTGAAGATTCGGTTTCGCCAAGCATTAGCACAGGAGAGGTATGGTTCTCTCTGATCGCCTTCACGACGATTTATCTCATCCTGCTCTGCGTCTTGGCTTATCTGTTTGCTCGTGTAGCCAAAAAAGGACCGGATATGGATAGTCATGAGGAAGTAGAGGATTTACAGCTCCAGGATCCATTTGATCGTGTAAGGGGTGAACGTTATGGAGCTTAA
- the cydB gene encoding cytochrome d ubiquinol oxidase subunit II, with product MELNELWFLLIAVLFTGFFFLEGFDFGVGMATRLLSRNDLQTRVLINTIGPFWDANEVWLITAAGAMFAAFPEWYSTMFSGYYLVLTLILLALIGRGVAFEFRGKGKGEAWKKTWDAAILIGSFVPPMLFGMVFASLVKGVPIDQNMEMTAGFSDIVNGYSLWAGVTVTSLCLLHGLNFISLRTVGELREKSRVLAAKLLPMQAVLMAVLVGWTFMVTDLFERQGVLLTAAVLLGVVAFVLARHFLRQGREGWAFGMTGAMILLTFVSMFIGLFPRVMVSTIDSAFDLTLYNAASSPYTLKAMTIVAAVLLPFVLAYQAWSYFVFHKRVTEKDHLEY from the coding sequence ATGGAGCTTAATGAACTGTGGTTCCTGCTCATTGCCGTTCTGTTTACCGGATTTTTCTTTCTCGAAGGCTTCGACTTTGGTGTCGGCATGGCGACGCGCCTGCTATCACGAAATGATTTGCAAACCCGGGTTTTGATCAATACGATTGGCCCGTTCTGGGATGCCAATGAAGTTTGGTTGATTACAGCCGCTGGTGCGATGTTTGCAGCGTTTCCAGAGTGGTATTCCACGATGTTTAGCGGGTATTATCTCGTGCTTACGCTGATTCTGCTTGCCTTGATTGGACGCGGGGTGGCATTTGAATTTAGAGGCAAGGGGAAAGGCGAGGCTTGGAAAAAGACGTGGGACGCAGCGATTCTGATTGGAAGCTTTGTACCGCCGATGTTGTTCGGAATGGTCTTTGCCAGCTTGGTGAAGGGGGTGCCGATTGATCAGAATATGGAAATGACTGCGGGCTTCTCGGACATTGTGAATGGATACTCGTTGTGGGCAGGAGTGACAGTAACGAGCTTATGCTTGCTGCACGGACTCAACTTCATCTCGCTGCGCACTGTGGGCGAGCTGCGTGAAAAATCACGTGTGCTGGCAGCGAAGCTGTTGCCGATGCAAGCGGTTCTCATGGCGGTGCTTGTAGGGTGGACATTCATGGTAACTGATCTGTTTGAGCGCCAGGGTGTTTTGTTGACAGCAGCCGTACTCTTAGGTGTTGTGGCTTTTGTACTGGCTCGCCACTTCTTGAGACAAGGCAGGGAAGGATGGGCTTTCGGGATGACAGGTGCGATGATCCTGCTGACGTTCGTCTCGATGTTTATCGGTTTGTTCCCACGGGTGATGGTCAGCACGATTGATAGCGCGTTTGATTTGACCCTCTATAATGCAGCTTCGAGTCCATACACGTTAAAAGCAATGACCATTGTTGCAGCAGTGCTTTTACCGTTTGTACTAGCCTATCAGGCTTGGAGCTACTTCGTTTTCCACAAACGCGTCACTGAAAAGGATCATTTGGAGTACTAA
- the cydD gene encoding thiol reductant ABC exporter subunit CydD — MDKELFRLQGIRPVMLLLAGLSLLQSAAIIGQALLLAKSIAILFEGQAVQMAYQPLALFLVMIAARHTIVWLQKKVAGRFAEASSESLQGRVLSRLFERGPRFAASEGSGKLVTLVLEGVDRVRTYLELSVPRTLDMVFVTFPLLAFVYMQDVISGLILTVTMPVLVGFFIVLGLAARKQADKQWRSYRMLSHHFTDSLRGLATLRFLGRSKDHGETVGRVSDQYRSATMRTLRVAFLSSLALDFFSMLSVAFVAVGLGLRLIEGNFGFETALVILILAPEYFLPVRMLGSDYHASLDGKEALGTIRTIIDTGAPDEQREKAQATDSQTSLTGVWDGTITLSDIRVVGEDGRQVLGEISAELGSNRRRVGIVGASGAGKSTLLGVLGGFSDPEAGVIQVDGQPITGDAKQEWQRQIAYIPQHPYLFNQSLADNIRFYEPEATQEQVKQVIRDVGLGELMDSLPNGCDEIIGEGGRTLSGGQAQRVALGRALLGNRPVVLLDEPTAHLDIETEWELKQTMLSVLGDRRVFLATHRLHWMRDMDWIWVIDKGRLVEAGTYEQLVAQKSVFYRLLTAGAKGEKG; from the coding sequence ATGGACAAGGAATTGTTCCGATTACAAGGAATCCGACCGGTTATGCTGCTGCTAGCCGGTCTTTCCCTCCTGCAAAGTGCGGCGATTATCGGTCAGGCACTGCTTTTGGCGAAGTCGATCGCGATCTTGTTTGAAGGTCAAGCGGTCCAGATGGCGTACCAGCCGCTTGCGCTGTTTTTGGTCATGATAGCCGCTCGTCATACCATCGTTTGGCTGCAAAAGAAAGTGGCCGGCCGTTTTGCTGAAGCTTCCAGTGAGTCTTTGCAAGGCCGTGTTCTATCCCGATTGTTCGAGCGTGGTCCACGTTTTGCCGCCAGTGAAGGAAGCGGAAAGCTTGTTACGCTTGTCCTGGAAGGTGTAGATCGTGTTCGTACCTACCTAGAGTTGTCTGTTCCGCGCACGCTGGATATGGTTTTTGTTACGTTTCCGCTTCTGGCATTTGTCTACATGCAAGATGTGATTTCTGGACTGATCCTGACAGTAACAATGCCTGTTCTCGTCGGATTTTTTATCGTACTCGGTCTGGCGGCACGTAAACAGGCAGACAAACAATGGCGCTCGTATCGAATGCTATCCCATCACTTCACCGATTCGCTTCGCGGGCTTGCGACGCTCCGGTTTTTGGGGCGCAGCAAAGACCATGGGGAGACCGTCGGTAGAGTGAGTGATCAATATCGATCCGCTACGATGCGTACGTTGCGTGTCGCCTTCCTGTCTTCTTTGGCACTCGACTTCTTCAGCATGCTGTCGGTTGCGTTTGTGGCGGTCGGTCTTGGGTTGCGGCTGATTGAAGGAAACTTTGGCTTTGAAACGGCATTGGTCATCCTGATTCTTGCACCGGAATACTTTTTGCCAGTACGGATGCTGGGATCGGACTACCACGCCTCATTAGATGGTAAAGAGGCGTTGGGAACTATTCGTACCATTATCGATACTGGCGCTCCAGATGAACAAAGAGAGAAAGCACAGGCAACGGATAGCCAGACGTCGCTGACTGGTGTATGGGATGGAACGATTACCTTGTCCGATATTCGAGTCGTCGGTGAAGATGGCAGACAGGTACTGGGTGAGATATCTGCGGAATTGGGCAGCAATAGGAGAAGAGTGGGCATTGTTGGGGCGAGCGGGGCAGGAAAATCAACCCTCCTCGGAGTACTAGGCGGCTTTTCTGATCCCGAAGCTGGCGTGATTCAAGTAGATGGGCAACCCATTACGGGGGATGCGAAGCAGGAGTGGCAGCGGCAAATCGCTTACATTCCACAGCATCCGTATTTATTCAATCAATCGTTGGCGGATAACATTCGCTTCTATGAGCCGGAAGCGACGCAGGAACAGGTGAAGCAGGTGATACGTGATGTCGGTCTGGGAGAGCTGATGGACAGCTTGCCAAATGGCTGTGACGAAATCATTGGCGAAGGGGGACGTACGTTAAGCGGCGGACAGGCACAGCGGGTTGCATTGGGACGTGCGCTGCTTGGCAATCGACCAGTGGTTTTGCTCGACGAGCCGACCGCTCACTTAGATATTGAAACGGAATGGGAGCTCAAACAGACCATGTTGTCGGTGTTGGGTGACAGGCGCGTATTTTTGGCTACACATCGTTTGCATTGGATGCGAGACATGGATTGGATTTGGGTAATCGACAAGGGACGACTGGTAGAAGCGGGTACCTATGAACAGCTCGTTGCACAAAAAAGCGTATTTTATCGGTTGTTGACAGCTGGTGCCAAGGGGGAGAAAGGATGA
- the cydC gene encoding thiol reductant ABC exporter subunit CydC, giving the protein MKEAREGNQGWFLPYFRQYFWQFAAAALLGTLAVACAGALLYTSGYLISRSALKPENVLMVYVPIVLVRAFGFSKAVIQYLERLVGHDAALRVLSRMRVRLYQAIEPQAQLLRTRFRTGDLLGVLADDIEQLQNVYLRFVLPAVSAVLLYGAGIVALGRMDGMFALLMALYCGFLLFVAPAVVLWSSIAKSRQFKQERQAAYRELTDAVFGMSDWILSGRTQQFLQLFTRRQKTAAEIENSIRRGEWRVQWMSQCAIGGAIVLLVIWAGGLAAANQIPVTLIAAIGLVAFPLMDAFARISDAVVRMPEYKESLERLREIEGSRESIVKAQKEKVADQAGGSLKFDHVHFRYPQANNWSVQDVSFEVAQGGKIALLGRSGAGKSTILNLIRGAIQPEAGQVTVNGQPVQSEEASASLFSVLNQQPYLFDTTVANNIRLGRPNASDEEVRAVTAQVGLDQLIESLPDGYQTRMQETGLRFSGGERQRIALARILLQNKPIVLLDEPTVGLDPLTERDLMETIFRVLHGKTLIWVTHHLSGVEQMDEVIFMEQGVISMRGTHEQLYQDNPRYRNLYTLDCPLASVLEK; this is encoded by the coding sequence ATGAAGGAAGCGCGAGAAGGCAATCAGGGTTGGTTTCTTCCATACTTTCGCCAGTATTTCTGGCAGTTTGCCGCAGCGGCTTTGCTGGGAACCTTGGCAGTGGCATGTGCGGGTGCTTTGCTGTATACGTCTGGGTATTTGATTTCCCGCTCCGCACTCAAGCCCGAAAATGTCTTAATGGTCTATGTTCCCATCGTACTTGTCCGGGCTTTTGGCTTTAGCAAAGCAGTCATTCAGTACCTGGAGCGTTTGGTTGGACACGATGCAGCTTTGCGTGTGTTGTCGCGTATGCGCGTTCGTTTGTACCAGGCCATCGAGCCGCAAGCGCAGCTCCTCCGCACTCGTTTTCGCACGGGAGATTTACTTGGCGTACTAGCAGATGATATCGAACAACTACAGAATGTCTATCTGCGCTTTGTGCTGCCAGCCGTCTCAGCGGTCCTCCTCTACGGGGCAGGTATTGTGGCACTCGGAAGAATGGACGGGATGTTCGCGCTGCTGATGGCGCTTTACTGTGGTTTTCTGCTGTTTGTTGCACCGGCAGTAGTCTTGTGGTCATCCATTGCCAAGAGTCGTCAGTTCAAGCAGGAGAGACAGGCAGCATACCGGGAGCTGACTGATGCTGTTTTTGGCATGAGTGACTGGATTCTCAGTGGTCGTACGCAGCAGTTTCTCCAGTTGTTTACAAGACGGCAAAAGACGGCCGCCGAGATCGAAAACTCCATTCGACGCGGAGAATGGCGAGTACAGTGGATGTCGCAGTGTGCAATCGGTGGTGCCATTGTCTTACTGGTCATTTGGGCGGGCGGACTTGCCGCTGCGAATCAGATTCCGGTTACGTTGATTGCTGCGATTGGGTTGGTTGCATTTCCGTTGATGGATGCGTTTGCCCGTATTTCTGACGCGGTTGTGCGGATGCCAGAATACAAGGAGTCTCTGGAGCGGCTTCGGGAGATCGAGGGTAGTCGTGAATCCATTGTGAAAGCGCAGAAGGAAAAGGTGGCAGATCAAGCGGGGGGCAGTTTGAAGTTCGATCATGTTCATTTTCGCTACCCACAAGCCAACAATTGGAGTGTGCAGGACGTGTCTTTTGAGGTGGCTCAAGGGGGCAAAATCGCGTTGCTCGGTCGCAGCGGAGCTGGCAAATCGACGATACTGAACTTAATTCGAGGTGCCATACAGCCGGAAGCGGGCCAGGTGACAGTAAATGGGCAGCCTGTCCAATCAGAAGAGGCCTCTGCTAGTTTGTTTTCCGTGCTGAATCAGCAACCGTATTTGTTTGACACAACCGTAGCCAATAACATCAGGCTTGGTCGGCCCAATGCGTCCGATGAAGAGGTTCGTGCTGTGACAGCTCAAGTCGGTCTGGATCAGCTGATTGAATCCCTACCGGACGGTTATCAAACACGGATGCAGGAAACTGGTCTGCGCTTCTCTGGCGGAGAAAGGCAGCGTATAGCTCTTGCCCGGATTTTGCTGCAAAACAAGCCGATCGTTCTCCTTGATGAGCCGACGGTGGGATTAGATCCGTTGACTGAACGCGATCTGATGGAAACGATCTTTCGTGTCTTGCACGGGAAAACATTGATTTGGGTGACTCATCACTTGAGCGGTGTAGAGCAAATGGACGAGGTCATTTTTATGGAGCAGGGAGTCATCTCGATGCGGGGGACACATGAGCAGTTGTATCAGGACAATCCAAGGTATCGCAACCTATATACATTGGACTGTCCGTTGGCGTCAGTGTTGGAAAAATAA
- a CDS encoding YmaF family protein, with the protein MHTKGRFLMSSRHSHSLRFIRFADRPGHFHGYDTLTSISGRHRHRIRGRTSPPQGMRDRHVHYYEGTTTFDDGHVHRYRGWTGPPIPLPDGSHYHEFSGQTTYDDGHTHYYRGVTSEALS; encoded by the coding sequence ATGCATACAAAGGGGCGTTTCTTGATGAGCTCTCGGCACTCTCATTCCTTACGCTTTATTCGATTTGCCGATCGGCCCGGGCATTTTCATGGGTATGACACACTGACAAGCATTTCGGGTCGTCATCGTCACCGAATACGTGGCAGAACGTCACCCCCTCAGGGAATGAGAGATCGGCACGTCCATTACTACGAAGGTACCACTACATTTGATGATGGACATGTGCATCGCTACAGGGGATGGACGGGGCCGCCTATACCGCTGCCGGACGGAAGTCATTACCACGAGTTTTCAGGGCAAACCACCTATGATGACGGGCACACTCATTACTACCGGGGTGTAACCAGCGAGGCCCTATCTTAA
- the lepB gene encoding signal peptidase I, whose product MRSDLKSVKELWGWTKTLGISISLAMLVNIFVLQPFKVNGQSMEPTLQNDERIYVSKLSHTFSYLPEYNDIVVVDSRVNRDRTLQDDILENPLLMLATGKSEAKTFWVKRVIGKPGDTLEFKNESLYRNGQPLNEPYIKEKMVNVPDAKIVIPENHVFVMGDNRNNSDDSRVIGVIPLDHIMGKKLF is encoded by the coding sequence ATGCGGTCTGATTTGAAAAGCGTAAAAGAATTATGGGGCTGGACCAAAACGTTGGGCATCTCCATCTCACTCGCAATGCTGGTTAACATATTTGTCCTCCAACCATTTAAAGTGAATGGACAATCGATGGAGCCCACTTTGCAAAACGATGAACGCATCTATGTGTCGAAATTATCCCACACATTCTCTTATCTCCCTGAGTACAACGATATTGTCGTGGTCGACAGCCGTGTAAACCGGGATCGTACGTTACAAGATGACATCCTTGAAAATCCTTTACTCATGCTCGCCACGGGGAAAAGCGAAGCCAAAACATTCTGGGTAAAACGAGTCATAGGCAAACCCGGCGATACTTTGGAGTTTAAGAACGAGAGCCTGTATCGGAATGGACAGCCGTTAAACGAGCCGTACATAAAAGAAAAGATGGTCAACGTACCTGATGCTAAAATCGTCATACCGGAAAATCATGTGTTTGTGATGGGAGATAATCGTAACAATAGCGATGATAGTAGAGTCATTGGCGTGATTCCACTCGATCATATTATGGGAAAAAAACTGTTTTAA
- a CDS encoding GNAT family N-acetyltransferase yields the protein MQIRNVQEHDYLKVIPVLNDWWGGRQMSDMLPKLFFIHFQSTSFIVEENGEVIAFLIGFLSQTFPGEAYIHFVGVHPDKRKDGWGRELYHHFFQTVKQKGCDTIRCITSPVNKGSISFHTKLGFAVEKGDKMVDGIAVTSNYDGKGNDRVTFVKKI from the coding sequence ATGCAAATCCGAAATGTACAAGAGCACGACTACCTCAAAGTTATTCCGGTCCTCAACGATTGGTGGGGTGGGCGACAAATGTCTGATATGTTACCCAAGCTGTTTTTTATCCATTTCCAGTCAACGAGCTTTATTGTTGAAGAGAATGGAGAAGTCATCGCTTTCCTCATCGGCTTCTTGTCCCAGACGTTCCCTGGAGAAGCTTACATTCACTTCGTTGGGGTACATCCGGACAAGCGAAAAGATGGGTGGGGACGCGAATTATACCACCATTTCTTTCAAACTGTAAAACAAAAAGGATGCGATACGATTCGATGCATTACCTCTCCTGTTAATAAAGGCTCAATCTCCTTCCACACCAAGCTAGGTTTTGCGGTTGAAAAAGGAGATAAAATGGTGGATGGAATTGCTGTGACCTCAAATTATGATGGAAAAGGAAATGACCGGGTTACTTTTGTTAAGAAGATCTAA
- a CDS encoding group I truncated hemoglobin, which translates to MSTFYEKYGGEDTVAKVVDYFYDLVLADDTVNHFFKDTDMEKQRKHQTKFISYALGGPNQYSGQSMAKAHEGMNLQPIHFDAIVRHLRDALTHFGVSEEDIADALSKVASLRDDILYK; encoded by the coding sequence ATGAGCACGTTTTACGAGAAATATGGTGGGGAAGATACGGTCGCAAAAGTAGTGGACTACTTTTATGATTTAGTTTTAGCTGATGACACCGTGAACCACTTTTTCAAAGACACCGATATGGAAAAACAGCGTAAACACCAAACAAAGTTCATCAGCTATGCCCTCGGTGGTCCGAATCAATATTCTGGCCAGTCTATGGCAAAGGCTCACGAAGGGATGAATCTGCAACCCATCCATTTTGATGCTATCGTTAGGCATCTGCGTGATGCCTTGACTCACTTTGGTGTCAGCGAAGAAGATATTGCCGATGCGCTGAGCAAAGTAGCGTCACTACGGGATGATATTTTGTATAAATAA
- a CDS encoding HsmA family protein, with amino-acid sequence MLTAAVIFINLALLAYTIGVWSERRSGELKLKHLFYFGFGLAFDTVGTTFMKLLAESSSFNLHGITGLIALILMFFHTVWACVVLWKKKEHQIRQFHKFSLIVWLLWLVPYSIGVALSFMK; translated from the coding sequence ATGTTAACAGCGGCTGTCATTTTTATAAATCTCGCTCTACTTGCCTATACGATTGGCGTATGGAGCGAAAGACGTTCTGGAGAACTAAAGCTGAAACACCTTTTCTATTTTGGTTTCGGTTTAGCATTCGATACCGTCGGAACCACTTTTATGAAATTGCTCGCTGAGAGCTCCAGTTTCAATTTGCATGGCATTACTGGGTTGATCGCTCTGATCTTGATGTTCTTCCATACAGTGTGGGCGTGTGTCGTCCTGTGGAAAAAGAAGGAACATCAAATCAGGCAATTCCATAAATTTAGCCTGATCGTATGGCTTTTATGGCTTGTTCCTTATTCCATTGGCGTCGCTTTAAGCTTTATGAAATAG
- a CDS encoding site-specific integrase translates to MASYQKRGENSYLLVVEAGYDAKGKRIKRTRTLRITEKFTPKKLKEHLELELAKFKMEVEAGEFISPEKMTFGTFVDQWYKNFASKELGPKTRDIYMGYLKRRILPVFGHMRLDQIKPFHIVRFISELGDPGSRQDGQEGCLAPGTIRYIHRVIKNILQRAEEWKVIKKNPASDIKKPKESYKDVEVYDEKDVAVLFEALEKEPIHWRLLFTFAITTGLRRGEIIGLEWKHIDLENGTIEVKQSITMRINGETIINEPKTKKSKRKISLPDALTEQLKEYYLHARKMRLQMGDKWNGGNHFFVFCNPDGKPFHPSTPYLHFRRFLKNNGLRYIRFHALRHTSASLLISQGVHAKIISERLGHASITTTMNIYGHALQTADKEAANKFNNIIPIKNKNA, encoded by the coding sequence ATGGCATCTTATCAGAAGCGTGGAGAAAACTCCTATCTCCTGGTAGTGGAAGCAGGATATGATGCAAAAGGTAAACGGATCAAACGTACGAGGACACTAAGAATTACTGAGAAGTTCACACCAAAGAAGTTAAAAGAACATCTGGAATTGGAACTGGCGAAATTCAAAATGGAAGTCGAGGCTGGGGAGTTCATTTCACCTGAGAAAATGACTTTCGGGACCTTTGTTGACCAATGGTACAAAAATTTTGCATCAAAAGAACTTGGTCCAAAAACGCGAGACATTTATATGGGCTACCTTAAAAGACGCATTCTTCCTGTTTTTGGGCATATGCGGTTAGATCAAATAAAACCGTTTCATATTGTGAGGTTCATTTCTGAATTAGGTGATCCGGGTAGCCGGCAAGATGGGCAGGAAGGATGTTTAGCGCCAGGAACAATTAGATATATTCATCGTGTTATCAAAAATATTTTACAGCGGGCAGAGGAATGGAAAGTCATAAAAAAGAATCCAGCGTCCGATATTAAGAAGCCCAAAGAATCGTATAAAGATGTTGAGGTGTACGATGAAAAAGATGTTGCCGTTCTCTTTGAAGCTCTGGAAAAGGAGCCTATACATTGGCGACTGTTGTTTACCTTCGCGATCACAACTGGCCTGCGCCGGGGAGAGATTATAGGCTTGGAATGGAAACATATCGACCTTGAAAACGGAACAATTGAAGTAAAACAGAGCATAACTATGCGGATCAATGGCGAAACAATCATCAATGAACCAAAAACAAAAAAATCAAAGCGGAAGATTAGCCTTCCTGATGCTTTGACTGAGCAGTTAAAAGAATATTATCTTCATGCTCGAAAGATGCGATTACAGATGGGTGACAAGTGGAATGGTGGAAATCACTTCTTTGTATTTTGCAATCCTGATGGAAAACCATTTCATCCATCAACCCCATATTTACACTTTAGACGTTTTTTAAAAAACAATGGACTTCGATACATACGCTTCCATGCACTACGCCACACGTCAGCATCCCTGTTAATCAGCCAAGGCGTTCACGCAAAGATTATCTCTGAACGTCTAGGACATGCCAGCATAACCACTACTATGAATATTTATGGACATGCTCTCCAAACCGCAGACAAAGAAGCAGCAAATAAATTTAACAATATCATCCCAATAAAGAATAAGAATGCATGA